The following are from one region of the Mauremys mutica isolate MM-2020 ecotype Southern chromosome 22, ASM2049712v1, whole genome shotgun sequence genome:
- the THY1 gene encoding thy-1 membrane glycoprotein gives MNPTISIAVILTVLQVTHCQRIKELSACLLGQNLRVDCRYENKTSNFLNYDFSMFKENRKRVIQSNLNVAETGLKLRSNITLSKDMVCLQLFDFTTADEGIYICELKITNDYTGNQIRNITVIKDKLEKCAGISLLIQNTSWVLLLLLSLPLLQAVDFVSL, from the exons ATGAATCCCACCATCAGCATCGCTGTCATCCTGACAG TGCTGCAGGTTACCCATTGCCAGAGGATCAAGGAGCTGAGTGCCTGCTTGCTGGGTCAGAACCTGCGCGTGGACTGCCGCTATGAAAACAAGACCAGCAACTTCCTGAACTACGATTTCAGCATGTTCAAGGAAAACAGGAAGCGGGTGATCCAGAGCAACCTGAACGTCGCCGAGACCGGCCTCAAGTTACGATCCAACATCACCCTGTCAAAGGACATGGTGTGCCTGCAGCTGTTCGACTTCACCACTGCAGATGAGGGCATCTACATCTGCGAGCTGAAGATCACCAATGACTACACCGGCAACCAGATAAGGAACATCACCGTCATCAAAG acaagctggagaaatgtgCCGGCATCAGCCTCTTGATTCAGAACACCTCGTgggtgctgctcctgctcctctccctgccGCTCCTGCAAGCTGTGGACTTCGTGTCCCTGTGA